In a genomic window of Thermoproteus tenax Kra 1:
- a CDS encoding ArsA family ATPase, with protein sequence MRALLNSNTKFFFFGGKGGVGKTVVSAAVALYFADRGEKTLLASFNPVHSLSSLFQQDLSGGDIKKVVGLENLYAVEVEIDDIITKYKERVSTLLRELFKWAELPVDTKPLVDIATTNPSFHEAAAFDKMMDVVLNQGQNFSRIIFDMAAVANAVRLIGLSKLYGLWLQRTIKMRQEALSLRYQLAFRKEKVMEEIKKDPVLNDLINLQERYIKVREVLKDPNMTRFIFVTIPTMLSISVVKRFIDMVRAYEIPIGGVVVNMVIPREEAERDQTGFLKSKSEEQAKNLELIDRYFGDLVLSRVKLFPEDIVGIERLRQFVNELIK encoded by the coding sequence ATGAGGGCGTTGTTGAACTCAAACACTAAGTTCTTCTTCTTCGGCGGAAAAGGCGGCGTAGGGAAGACGGTGGTCTCGGCGGCTGTGGCTCTGTACTTCGCCGATAGGGGAGAGAAGACTTTATTGGCCAGCTTCAACCCGGTCCACTCGCTGTCGTCGCTGTTCCAACAGGACTTAAGCGGCGGCGATATCAAGAAGGTGGTTGGGCTTGAGAACCTATACGCAGTGGAGGTAGAAATCGACGACATAATAACGAAATATAAGGAGAGGGTCAGCACGCTGTTGAGAGAGCTGTTCAAGTGGGCCGAGCTACCGGTGGACACAAAGCCGTTGGTCGATATAGCGACGACGAACCCGTCTTTCCACGAGGCGGCCGCCTTCGACAAGATGATGGACGTAGTGTTGAACCAAGGGCAGAACTTCTCGCGCATTATATTTGATATGGCCGCTGTGGCCAACGCCGTGAGGCTGATAGGGCTTTCAAAGCTCTACGGGCTGTGGCTTCAGAGGACTATAAAGATGAGGCAGGAGGCCCTATCCTTGAGATACCAGCTGGCGTTTAGGAAGGAGAAAGTTATGGAGGAGATAAAGAAGGATCCCGTATTAAACGACTTGATAAATCTTCAAGAGAGATATATTAAAGTTAGAGAAGTATTGAAGGATCCCAACATGACTCGGTTTATCTTTGTAACTATTCCCACGATGTTGTCAATATCTGTTGTGAAGAGGTTCATAGATATGGTAAGGGCGTACGAGATACCCATAGGCGGCGTGGTGGTCAATATGGTCATCCCGCGGGAGGAGGCAGAGAGAGACCAGACAGGCTTCCTTAAGTCTAAAAGCGAGGAGCAAGCCAAGAACTTGGAGCTTATAGACCGCTATTTCGGCGACTTAGTGCTGAGTAGAGTAAAACTGTTCCCAGAAGATATAGTGGGTATAGAGAGATTACGTCAATTTGTCAATGAGCTTATCAAATGA
- a CDS encoding M20/M25/M40 family metallo-hydrolase, whose product MDLKGLLLRALSIYSPSHGEGELAKFLLGIARDHADDAWIDSAGNVIAVRGRGQPVIWLHAHMDTVAGPLEVRDEGDVVRGRGAVDDKGPLVAYLEAFRTANPSGTLVLTLVTAEEDDSVGTEELLRGGPPRPDYIYVGEPTDLHVAYAYRGGGKVELRINTRGGHASSPIYGNPFEELYNAYLKVKETLRHGERYNDFTVTPTVVRCGDAPNKVPVECAAVLDVRIPPGHTCEELLKMLEGLPAVVRTCVDPAEVSPTNPAARALVRGLLKIGVEPKLSKKYGTADFNLLIKLTKNIAAFGPGDPKLAHTEDEAIRVPDVERAAAALKFAVEDLGRSHNKGQQAVSTHGAA is encoded by the coding sequence ATGGACCTAAAGGGCCTATTGTTGCGCGCGCTCAGCATATATAGCCCCTCGCATGGGGAGGGCGAGCTGGCGAAGTTCCTGTTGGGTATCGCCAGAGACCACGCCGATGATGCATGGATAGACTCGGCCGGCAACGTGATCGCAGTGAGGGGGCGGGGCCAGCCGGTCATATGGCTTCACGCACATATGGACACAGTCGCTGGGCCGCTTGAGGTGAGAGATGAGGGCGACGTGGTGAGGGGGCGGGGGGCCGTCGACGATAAGGGCCCCCTTGTGGCATATCTCGAGGCCTTCAGAACGGCCAATCCCAGCGGCACTCTGGTGCTCACGCTGGTCACAGCTGAGGAAGACGACAGCGTGGGCACAGAGGAGCTACTGAGGGGCGGGCCCCCGCGGCCCGACTACATCTACGTGGGCGAGCCCACTGATCTACACGTAGCATATGCCTACAGAGGCGGGGGCAAAGTGGAGCTCAGGATTAACACAAGGGGCGGCCACGCCTCCAGCCCAATATATGGGAATCCGTTCGAGGAGCTGTACAACGCCTACTTGAAGGTTAAGGAGACGTTGAGACACGGCGAAAGGTACAACGACTTCACTGTGACGCCCACTGTGGTGAGATGCGGCGACGCCCCCAACAAGGTCCCAGTGGAGTGCGCAGCCGTGCTGGACGTGAGGATTCCGCCGGGCCACACGTGCGAGGAACTACTCAAGATGCTCGAGGGGTTGCCTGCCGTGGTGAGGACGTGCGTAGACCCAGCCGAAGTGAGCCCGACGAACCCCGCGGCCAGGGCGCTTGTGAGGGGGCTGTTGAAGATAGGCGTTGAGCCCAAGTTGAGCAAAAAATATGGAACGGCCGACTTCAACCTGTTGATCAAGCTGACGAAAAACATAGCGGCTTTCGGGCCCGGCGATCCCAAGCTTGCCCACACAGAGGACGAGGCCATACGCGTACCGGATGTGGAGAGGGCAGCCGCCGCCTTGAAATTCGCCGTAGAGGACTTGGGCAGATCACACAACAAGGGCCAACAAGCCGTCTCAACGCACGGGGCCGCCTAG
- a CDS encoding ArsA family ATPase, protein MIGLKGLLERKPKLKVIIYAGKGGLGKTTLSAATSLLLSRDKRVLVFSTDPQASLSDVFERDVFGKGEVQIAENLYVLEIDADKRINEYVTSIKRKIIDMYKLDKLPPDLEEYIDSAAAEPAMYESAVYDAMVDVVSEGKYDYYIFDMPPFGHGIRMIAMADILSKWVEKITELRQQAYDYGRVASSLKRAKLTYEDEILKELQYIRDRIVAFRNIITNRESASFMVVVTPEKMSILDTEKAIEMFSSLGLEVSGIVVNQVYPPELSKDPRTPEYIRNRIEEQRKYMDEIRRKFGDLVISVVPMLNREPKGLEALSIVAKELWSPSRPFEEYL, encoded by the coding sequence ATGATAGGGCTCAAGGGCCTTCTGGAGAGAAAGCCTAAGCTTAAGGTCATTATATATGCCGGTAAGGGAGGCCTCGGCAAAACGACTTTAAGCGCGGCGACATCGCTATTGTTATCTAGGGACAAGCGGGTCCTAGTCTTCAGTACAGACCCTCAAGCCTCCCTAAGCGATGTCTTTGAGCGCGACGTCTTTGGAAAGGGTGAGGTCCAGATAGCAGAGAACCTCTATGTATTAGAGATAGATGCCGATAAAAGAATAAATGAGTATGTGACATCTATAAAAAGAAAAATAATTGATATGTATAAGTTGGATAAACTGCCGCCAGATCTAGAGGAGTATATAGATAGCGCGGCCGCGGAGCCTGCTATGTACGAGAGCGCGGTGTACGACGCCATGGTCGACGTCGTTTCCGAGGGAAAATACGACTATTATATCTTCGATATGCCGCCGTTTGGACACGGAATAAGGATGATCGCGATGGCCGATATCTTGAGTAAATGGGTCGAAAAGATCACCGAGCTGAGGCAACAAGCCTACGACTACGGCAGAGTGGCCTCGTCGCTCAAGCGCGCTAAACTCACGTACGAAGACGAAATACTCAAGGAGCTGCAGTACATAAGAGATAGAATAGTGGCCTTCAGAAATATAATAACTAACAGAGAGAGCGCATCGTTTATGGTGGTTGTAACTCCCGAAAAAATGAGCATACTAGATACGGAGAAGGCCATCGAGATGTTCTCCTCTCTCGGCCTAGAGGTGTCCGGCATTGTTGTAAACCAAGTCTATCCCCCCGAGCTCTCTAAGGACCCCAGGACGCCTGAGTACATAAGGAACAGAATAGAAGAGCAGAGGAAATATATGGATGAGATACGGCGTAAGTTCGGCGACTTGGTCATTTCAGTTGTGCCTATGTTGAACAGAGAGCCCAAGGGCCTCGAGGCGCTGTCCATAGTGGCCAAAGAGCTCTGGTCCCCAAGCAGACCGTTTGAGGAGTACCTATGA
- a CDS encoding carbon starvation protein A translates to MGFFDTPAPYILAGLVLYFITYMTYSKYIDRKIWSADPNRPTPARMYFDGVEYFPVSKYVLFGYQFKSVAALGPIVGPLTAVLFYGWVPALLWVIFGNMFIGWVQDYSAMMMSIRSDGRSMGPITYKLLGGRARTILLVYLIFYLIIITAVFEWTIVDVLNRVPGTFTAVLFVLLGGIVFGQLVFRMKMDVLKATVIALLIVLAGYFLVAFVPAVRSPPTNFLDNPATLSRFPAPKGVNPATLTWPGTSTALFWLIVISVIYLAASLTTMPKFLLPTVYVGYLPSIIALVLVLIAAIATPLTGLTIQQTSLKALYVDPLVNPQGGPIWPILFVTIACGAISGWHSLISSGLTSKQLEYETDALPVGGGAMMTEGAVALSSIAAMMVLAAPPLGAAAYVVGATTLTSKLLNVPPIFMSILYGIFVTVMGLITSMLFVRVFRLTMAELFERSPLGNKYIATLIILILSGFLAFVGSWTNLWIFFGGTNQLLAALALLLVAIFLVSQKKPSTYVFIPGIFMAVTTLAALAWETYVYGLYAVLNKPIGVQAAAAMLYGNWVVSVSNYISAAFGALLLILGIIMTYYLIKGWLSYRAEAKK, encoded by the coding sequence ATGGGTTTCTTTGACACCCCGGCCCCGTATATATTGGCTGGATTAGTATTATATTTTATTACATATATGACGTATTCAAAATATATAGATAGAAAGATATGGAGCGCCGATCCCAATAGACCAACTCCGGCGAGGATGTATTTTGACGGCGTAGAGTATTTCCCAGTATCTAAGTACGTCTTGTTCGGATATCAGTTCAAGTCAGTCGCAGCTCTGGGCCCCATCGTGGGCCCGTTGACCGCCGTATTGTTCTACGGTTGGGTTCCGGCTCTGCTCTGGGTGATTTTCGGCAATATGTTCATTGGGTGGGTGCAAGACTATTCGGCCATGATGATGTCCATAAGGAGCGACGGCAGATCTATGGGGCCGATAACATACAAACTGCTCGGCGGAAGGGCCAGGACCATCTTGTTGGTATATTTGATATTCTATCTCATAATAATAACCGCCGTATTTGAGTGGACCATCGTGGACGTGCTTAATAGAGTTCCCGGCACATTTACCGCTGTGTTGTTCGTGCTGTTGGGAGGCATAGTCTTCGGCCAACTGGTCTTCAGAATGAAGATGGACGTGCTAAAGGCCACGGTAATAGCCTTGCTCATAGTTCTTGCAGGATATTTCTTGGTGGCCTTTGTGCCAGCGGTGAGGAGCCCGCCGACGAACTTCTTGGACAATCCAGCCACGTTGAGCCGCTTTCCGGCACCTAAGGGCGTTAACCCGGCCACTTTGACGTGGCCTGGAACATCTACAGCTTTGTTCTGGTTGATTGTAATTTCCGTTATCTACCTAGCGGCCTCTCTGACTACTATGCCTAAGTTTCTACTGCCTACCGTCTATGTAGGCTATCTGCCGTCAATAATAGCGCTTGTACTGGTCCTAATAGCGGCCATCGCCACTCCACTGACAGGTCTCACAATCCAACAGACGTCCCTCAAGGCACTCTACGTGGATCCCCTAGTTAATCCCCAAGGAGGTCCGATCTGGCCAATACTCTTTGTTACAATAGCGTGCGGCGCAATATCGGGGTGGCATAGCCTGATCTCCTCAGGCCTCACTTCAAAACAGCTCGAGTATGAGACAGATGCGTTGCCCGTCGGCGGAGGCGCCATGATGACCGAAGGCGCCGTGGCCCTCTCGTCGATAGCAGCTATGATGGTGTTAGCGGCTCCGCCGCTAGGGGCCGCCGCCTATGTGGTAGGCGCTACCACGCTTACGTCAAAGCTTCTGAACGTTCCACCTATATTTATGAGTATATTGTACGGCATATTCGTCACAGTAATGGGCCTAATAACATCTATGTTGTTTGTCAGAGTCTTCAGGCTCACTATGGCGGAGCTTTTCGAGAGATCTCCTCTAGGTAATAAGTATATAGCTACTTTGATTATACTTATATTAAGTGGCTTTTTGGCCTTCGTAGGATCTTGGACCAACTTGTGGATATTCTTTGGTGGAACAAATCAGTTGTTGGCGGCTCTTGCCCTCCTACTTGTAGCTATATTCCTTGTCAGCCAGAAGAAGCCGTCGACGTACGTATTCATACCGGGCATATTTATGGCAGTGACTACCCTCGCGGCTCTGGCGTGGGAGACCTACGTCTATGGGCTATACGCTGTATTGAACAAGCCAATAGGCGTTCAGGCTGCGGCTGCTATGTTATATGGAAACTGGGTCGTAAGTGTGTCGAACTACATCTCAGCGGCATTCGGCGCATTGCTATTAATACTAGGTATTATAATGACATACTACTTAATAAAAGGCTGGTTAAGCTACAGAGCTGAAGCCAAAAAATAA
- a CDS encoding radical SAM/SPASM domain-containing protein, producing MIPISVMVAGIGTTSFKIKGRYGVERPSGFAAPLRPAVTWNITKRCNLKCLHCYVDAGPADSSELTTEEALDVVDQMAEIGVPMVIFSGGEPLLRPDFFDVASYAGSKGIKLVISTNGTLISKEVAKRLKDLGFYYVGISLDSVDGEYHDYFRGVKGAFSSALLGIKNAVNAGLDVGLRFTVTAKNIAEVPKYLEFAASLGVRRVTFYHLSAAGRAQRLDKSWYYTPEQYVAFIHTLIEYARKYAGEIEIETTLAPYDGVYIALTLGNGSEEYLKFVESAGGCGRKMISIYPNGDVYPCQFLDFYRLGNVRERRLREILRPDAVEPFVNTEKYLRGPRCSACAYKRYCKGGDRARAYYLTGDMWGDDPLCPLPSILARN from the coding sequence ATGATCCCCATTTCGGTGATGGTCGCCGGGATTGGAACCACTTCGTTCAAGATAAAGGGTAGATACGGCGTTGAGAGGCCGAGCGGCTTCGCGGCGCCCCTGAGGCCTGCAGTCACTTGGAACATCACCAAAAGGTGCAATCTCAAGTGTCTCCACTGTTATGTCGACGCAGGTCCCGCCGACTCCAGCGAGCTGACTACGGAGGAGGCCCTAGACGTAGTAGATCAGATGGCCGAGATAGGAGTGCCGATGGTTATATTCTCGGGCGGCGAGCCTCTGCTGAGGCCCGACTTCTTTGACGTCGCGTCCTATGCAGGCAGCAAAGGGATAAAGCTCGTCATCTCGACTAACGGCACTCTAATAAGCAAAGAGGTCGCTAAAAGGCTGAAGGACCTTGGCTTCTACTACGTGGGCATAAGCCTCGACTCGGTAGACGGAGAGTACCACGACTACTTCAGAGGAGTGAAGGGCGCCTTCTCATCGGCGCTATTGGGCATAAAGAACGCCGTGAATGCAGGCCTCGACGTAGGTCTCCGGTTCACAGTTACCGCGAAGAACATAGCCGAGGTTCCCAAATACCTGGAGTTCGCGGCCTCGTTGGGCGTGAGGAGAGTGACCTTCTACCATCTATCAGCAGCGGGGCGCGCCCAGAGGTTGGACAAGAGCTGGTATTATACCCCCGAGCAGTATGTCGCCTTTATACACACGTTAATAGAATACGCGAGGAAATACGCAGGCGAGATAGAGATCGAGACCACGCTGGCTCCCTACGACGGCGTGTATATTGCGCTCACGTTGGGGAACGGCTCCGAGGAGTACCTCAAGTTCGTTGAGTCAGCGGGAGGCTGTGGAAGGAAGATGATCTCGATATATCCAAACGGCGACGTCTATCCTTGCCAGTTCCTCGACTTCTACCGTCTGGGCAACGTGAGAGAGAGGAGGCTCAGAGAGATCTTAAGGCCAGATGCCGTAGAGCCCTTCGTCAACACTGAGAAGTATCTGAGGGGGCCTCGGTGCAGCGCCTGCGCCTACAAGAGGTACTGCAAGGGCGGCGACAGGGCAAGGGCCTACTACCTGACCGGAGACATGTGGGGCGACGACCCTCTGTGTCCTCTGCCGTCCATTCTGGCCCGGAACTAG